The following are encoded in a window of Platichthys flesus chromosome 11, fPlaFle2.1, whole genome shotgun sequence genomic DNA:
- the LOC133965069 gene encoding myelin-associated glycoprotein-like isoform X2: MWCSELLFTLLFIIKDASCQWNVWVPRDISAMTNSCVVIPCTFMYPSGVRPYRGIHGIWYFGQPYPQLFPPVVFKTRTDVVHESYKGRTKLLGDLNQRNCTLLINNIGTEHSGRYYFRADLGGANMYTYPDFAELKVLDQPSIDVPEEIVSDENLELTCYAPDNCPEMVPEIQWMYTDYLPDPEFSTDYLEESNTAVLSSTLTFVPRPMHNGQLLGCRVYYPNTTLVYERLVSLDVKYAPRSVWVNVSSEVMEGSSVVLHCEVESNPVSRISWMFGDQELLWDTASNISLSLDDLTPAQEGIYTCVGDNGYGMMNTSLYLAVKYPPREPVVNDSMIVSEGTTLALHCSTQGSPAPTLTWLKDGQLVGTITADELSVLEIAKISPQGDGQYRCLAENEHGRASSSFNITVEYAPVLLEESKCTVVREGVQCVCIATGNPEPTIEFYLPDLNITINETDGRFNFYTHTDGHTSTGMIKLREKGERVDNGGPAVNVHCGFYNSYGRESVLLELQQEKKYMMAVIVGTIGGVAVIAFIIAAVRYVGHNNKKENGNPRQEVVLENPALYYSAVKKDKQNLRKKVGEDGDYQPVGSMAGLEKQELNYAALEFIGARPREGASGRGDDGSNYTEIKAK, from the exons ATGTGGTGTTCAGAGCTGCTCTTCACACTGCTGTTCATCATCAAAG ATGCCAGCTGCCAGTGGAACGTCTGGGTACCGCGGGACATCTCGGCCATGACCAACTCCTGCGTGGTCATCCCCTGCACCTTCATGTATCCGTCCGGCGTCAGGCCGTACCGCGGCATTCACGGTATCTGGTACTTCGGCCAGCCCTACCCGCAACTCTTCCCCCCGGTAGTCTTCAAAACGCGCACGGACGTCGTGCACGAGAGCTACAAGGGGCGCACCAAGCTGCTGGGCGACCTGAACCAGAGGAACTGCACTCTGCTCATCAACAACATCGGCACAGAGCACTCGGGGAGATACTACTTCCGCGCTGACCTCGGTGGAGCCAACATGTACACGTACCCAGACTTCGCTGAGCTCAAAGTTCTTG ATCAACCCAGCATTGACGTCCCAGAGGAGATAGTCAGCGACGAGAATCTTGAGTTGACATGTTACGCTCCTGACAACTGTCCTGAGATGGTTCCGGAGATCCAGTGGATGTACACCGACTACCTGCCCGACCCTGAGTTCTCTACCGACTACCTGGAGGAGAGCAACACGGCCGTGCTCTCCAGCACCCTCACCTTCGTCCCCAGACCCATGCACAACGGACAGCTGCTGGGCTGCAGGGTCTACTACCCCAACACCACGTTGGTCTACGAGAGGCTCGTCTCTCTGGACGTCAAGT ACGCTCCCCGCTCGGTGTGGGTCAACGTGTCCTCGGAGGTGATGGAGGGCAGCTCCGTGGTGCTACACTGCGAGGTGGAGAGTAACCCTGTGTCCAGGATCTCCTGGATGTTTGGAGACCAGGAGCTGTTGTGGGACACGGCGTCCAACATCTCGCTCTCCCTGGATGATTTGACGCCAGCACAGGAGGGAATCTACACCTGCGTAGGTGACAACGGCTATGGGATGATGAATACCTCACTGTACCTGGCTGTCAAGT ACCCTCCACGTGAGCCCGTGGTGAACGACTCTATGATTGTGAGTGAGGGCACCACACTGGCCCTGCACTGCAGCACCCAGGGCAGCCCGGCCCCGACCCTCACCTGGCTGAAAGACGGACAACTGGTGGGCACCATCACCGCTGACGAGCTGTCCGTGCTGGAGATCGCGAAGATCTCACCGCAGGGAGACGGACAGTACCGCTGCCTGGCCGAGAACGAGCACGGCCGAGCCAGCAGCTCCTTTAACATCACTGTTGAGT ATGCCCCCGTCCTGCTGGAGGAGTCAAAGTGCACAGTGGTGAGGGAGGGTGTCCAGTGCGTCTGCATAGCCACGGGAAACCCAGAGCCCACCATCGAGTTCTACCTGCCCGACCTGAACATCACCATCAACGAAACCGACGGCCGGTTCAACTTCTACACGCACACGGACGGACACACCTCCACGGGCATGATCAAGCTGCGGGAGAAAGGAGAGCGGGTGGACAACGGCGGCCCGGCCGTCAACGTCCACTGCGGCTTCTACAACTCGTACGGAAGAGAGAGTGTacttctggagctgcagcaggaga AAAAGTACATGATGGCAGTTATAGTTGGGACCATCGGAGGAGTAGCGGTCATAGCCTTCATCATTGCAGCAGTGAGATACGTTGGCCACAACAACAAGAA AGAGAATGGCAACCCTAGACAGGAAGTGGTCCTGGAGAACCCAGCGTTGTACTACAGCGCAGTCAAGAAGGACAAACAAAATCTGAGGAAGAAAGTG GGAGAAGACGGGGATTATCAACCTGTGGGCTCTATGGCAGGACTGGAGAAACAAGAGCTGAATTATGCCGCTCTGGAGTTTATCGGAGCCAGGCCCAGGGAGGGGGCCTCAGGGAGGGGGGATGACGGCAGCAACTACACGGAAATAAAAGCCAAATGA
- the LOC133965069 gene encoding myelin-associated glycoprotein-like isoform X1, which yields MWCSELLFTLLFIIKDASCQWNVWVPRDISAMTNSCVVIPCTFMYPSGVRPYRGIHGIWYFGQPYPQLFPPVVFKTRTDVVHESYKGRTKLLGDLNQRNCTLLINNIGTEHSGRYYFRADLGGANMYTYPDFAELKVLDQPSIDVPEEIVSDENLELTCYAPDNCPEMVPEIQWMYTDYLPDPEFSTDYLEESNTAVLSSTLTFVPRPMHNGQLLGCRVYYPNTTLVYERLVSLDVKYAPRSVWVNVSSEVMEGSSVVLHCEVESNPVSRISWMFGDQELLWDTASNISLSLDDLTPAQEGIYTCVGDNGYGMMNTSLYLAVKYPPREPVVNDSMIVSEGTTLALHCSTQGSPAPTLTWLKDGQLVGTITADELSVLEIAKISPQGDGQYRCLAENEHGRASSSFNITVEYAPVLLEESKCTVVREGVQCVCIATGNPEPTIEFYLPDLNITINETDGRFNFYTHTDGHTSTGMIKLREKGERVDNGGPAVNVHCGFYNSYGRESVLLELQQEKKYMMAVIVGTIGGVAVIAFIIAAVRYVGHNNKKENGNPRQEVVLENPALYYSAVKKDKQNLRKKVLKTELLGSKFNSILEETTGEDGDYQPVGSMAGLEKQELNYAALEFIGARPREGASGRGDDGSNYTEIKAK from the exons ATGTGGTGTTCAGAGCTGCTCTTCACACTGCTGTTCATCATCAAAG ATGCCAGCTGCCAGTGGAACGTCTGGGTACCGCGGGACATCTCGGCCATGACCAACTCCTGCGTGGTCATCCCCTGCACCTTCATGTATCCGTCCGGCGTCAGGCCGTACCGCGGCATTCACGGTATCTGGTACTTCGGCCAGCCCTACCCGCAACTCTTCCCCCCGGTAGTCTTCAAAACGCGCACGGACGTCGTGCACGAGAGCTACAAGGGGCGCACCAAGCTGCTGGGCGACCTGAACCAGAGGAACTGCACTCTGCTCATCAACAACATCGGCACAGAGCACTCGGGGAGATACTACTTCCGCGCTGACCTCGGTGGAGCCAACATGTACACGTACCCAGACTTCGCTGAGCTCAAAGTTCTTG ATCAACCCAGCATTGACGTCCCAGAGGAGATAGTCAGCGACGAGAATCTTGAGTTGACATGTTACGCTCCTGACAACTGTCCTGAGATGGTTCCGGAGATCCAGTGGATGTACACCGACTACCTGCCCGACCCTGAGTTCTCTACCGACTACCTGGAGGAGAGCAACACGGCCGTGCTCTCCAGCACCCTCACCTTCGTCCCCAGACCCATGCACAACGGACAGCTGCTGGGCTGCAGGGTCTACTACCCCAACACCACGTTGGTCTACGAGAGGCTCGTCTCTCTGGACGTCAAGT ACGCTCCCCGCTCGGTGTGGGTCAACGTGTCCTCGGAGGTGATGGAGGGCAGCTCCGTGGTGCTACACTGCGAGGTGGAGAGTAACCCTGTGTCCAGGATCTCCTGGATGTTTGGAGACCAGGAGCTGTTGTGGGACACGGCGTCCAACATCTCGCTCTCCCTGGATGATTTGACGCCAGCACAGGAGGGAATCTACACCTGCGTAGGTGACAACGGCTATGGGATGATGAATACCTCACTGTACCTGGCTGTCAAGT ACCCTCCACGTGAGCCCGTGGTGAACGACTCTATGATTGTGAGTGAGGGCACCACACTGGCCCTGCACTGCAGCACCCAGGGCAGCCCGGCCCCGACCCTCACCTGGCTGAAAGACGGACAACTGGTGGGCACCATCACCGCTGACGAGCTGTCCGTGCTGGAGATCGCGAAGATCTCACCGCAGGGAGACGGACAGTACCGCTGCCTGGCCGAGAACGAGCACGGCCGAGCCAGCAGCTCCTTTAACATCACTGTTGAGT ATGCCCCCGTCCTGCTGGAGGAGTCAAAGTGCACAGTGGTGAGGGAGGGTGTCCAGTGCGTCTGCATAGCCACGGGAAACCCAGAGCCCACCATCGAGTTCTACCTGCCCGACCTGAACATCACCATCAACGAAACCGACGGCCGGTTCAACTTCTACACGCACACGGACGGACACACCTCCACGGGCATGATCAAGCTGCGGGAGAAAGGAGAGCGGGTGGACAACGGCGGCCCGGCCGTCAACGTCCACTGCGGCTTCTACAACTCGTACGGAAGAGAGAGTGTacttctggagctgcagcaggaga AAAAGTACATGATGGCAGTTATAGTTGGGACCATCGGAGGAGTAGCGGTCATAGCCTTCATCATTGCAGCAGTGAGATACGTTGGCCACAACAACAAGAA AGAGAATGGCAACCCTAGACAGGAAGTGGTCCTGGAGAACCCAGCGTTGTACTACAGCGCAGTCAAGAAGGACAAACAAAATCTGAGGAAGAAAGTG CTTAAGACAGAGCTGTTGGGCTCAAAGTTTAACTCCATTCTAGAGGAGACTACG GGAGAAGACGGGGATTATCAACCTGTGGGCTCTATGGCAGGACTGGAGAAACAAGAGCTGAATTATGCCGCTCTGGAGTTTATCGGAGCCAGGCCCAGGGAGGGGGCCTCAGGGAGGGGGGATGACGGCAGCAACTACACGGAAATAAAAGCCAAATGA
- the LOC133965069 gene encoding myelin-associated glycoprotein-like isoform X3, with product MWCSELLFTLLFIIKDASCQWNVWVPRDISAMTNSCVVIPCTFMYPSGVRPYRGIHGIWYFGQPYPQLFPPVVFKTRTDVVHESYKGRTKLLGDLNQRNCTLLINNIGTEHSGRYYFRADLGGANMYTYPDFAELKVLDQPSIDVPEEIVSDENLELTCYAPDNCPEMVPEIQWMYTDYLPDPEFSTDYLEESNTAVLSSTLTFVPRPMHNGQLLGCRVYYPNTTLVYERLVSLDVKYAPRSVWVNVSSEVMEGSSVVLHCEVESNPVSRISWMFGDQELLWDTASNISLSLDDLTPAQEGIYTCVGDNGYGMMNTSLYLAVKYPPREPVVNDSMIVSEGTTLALHCSTQGSPAPTLTWLKDGQLVGTITADELSVLEIAKISPQGDGQYRCLAENEHGRASSSFNITVEYAPVLLEESKCTVVREGVQCVCIATGNPEPTIEFYLPDLNITINETDGRFNFYTHTDGHTSTGMIKLREKGERVDNGGPAVNVHCGFYNSYGRESVLLELQQEKKYMMAVIVGTIGGVAVIAFIIAAVRYVGHNNKKEKTGIINLWALWQDWRNKS from the exons ATGTGGTGTTCAGAGCTGCTCTTCACACTGCTGTTCATCATCAAAG ATGCCAGCTGCCAGTGGAACGTCTGGGTACCGCGGGACATCTCGGCCATGACCAACTCCTGCGTGGTCATCCCCTGCACCTTCATGTATCCGTCCGGCGTCAGGCCGTACCGCGGCATTCACGGTATCTGGTACTTCGGCCAGCCCTACCCGCAACTCTTCCCCCCGGTAGTCTTCAAAACGCGCACGGACGTCGTGCACGAGAGCTACAAGGGGCGCACCAAGCTGCTGGGCGACCTGAACCAGAGGAACTGCACTCTGCTCATCAACAACATCGGCACAGAGCACTCGGGGAGATACTACTTCCGCGCTGACCTCGGTGGAGCCAACATGTACACGTACCCAGACTTCGCTGAGCTCAAAGTTCTTG ATCAACCCAGCATTGACGTCCCAGAGGAGATAGTCAGCGACGAGAATCTTGAGTTGACATGTTACGCTCCTGACAACTGTCCTGAGATGGTTCCGGAGATCCAGTGGATGTACACCGACTACCTGCCCGACCCTGAGTTCTCTACCGACTACCTGGAGGAGAGCAACACGGCCGTGCTCTCCAGCACCCTCACCTTCGTCCCCAGACCCATGCACAACGGACAGCTGCTGGGCTGCAGGGTCTACTACCCCAACACCACGTTGGTCTACGAGAGGCTCGTCTCTCTGGACGTCAAGT ACGCTCCCCGCTCGGTGTGGGTCAACGTGTCCTCGGAGGTGATGGAGGGCAGCTCCGTGGTGCTACACTGCGAGGTGGAGAGTAACCCTGTGTCCAGGATCTCCTGGATGTTTGGAGACCAGGAGCTGTTGTGGGACACGGCGTCCAACATCTCGCTCTCCCTGGATGATTTGACGCCAGCACAGGAGGGAATCTACACCTGCGTAGGTGACAACGGCTATGGGATGATGAATACCTCACTGTACCTGGCTGTCAAGT ACCCTCCACGTGAGCCCGTGGTGAACGACTCTATGATTGTGAGTGAGGGCACCACACTGGCCCTGCACTGCAGCACCCAGGGCAGCCCGGCCCCGACCCTCACCTGGCTGAAAGACGGACAACTGGTGGGCACCATCACCGCTGACGAGCTGTCCGTGCTGGAGATCGCGAAGATCTCACCGCAGGGAGACGGACAGTACCGCTGCCTGGCCGAGAACGAGCACGGCCGAGCCAGCAGCTCCTTTAACATCACTGTTGAGT ATGCCCCCGTCCTGCTGGAGGAGTCAAAGTGCACAGTGGTGAGGGAGGGTGTCCAGTGCGTCTGCATAGCCACGGGAAACCCAGAGCCCACCATCGAGTTCTACCTGCCCGACCTGAACATCACCATCAACGAAACCGACGGCCGGTTCAACTTCTACACGCACACGGACGGACACACCTCCACGGGCATGATCAAGCTGCGGGAGAAAGGAGAGCGGGTGGACAACGGCGGCCCGGCCGTCAACGTCCACTGCGGCTTCTACAACTCGTACGGAAGAGAGAGTGTacttctggagctgcagcaggaga AAAAGTACATGATGGCAGTTATAGTTGGGACCATCGGAGGAGTAGCGGTCATAGCCTTCATCATTGCAGCAGTGAGATACGTTGGCCACAACAACAAGAA GGAGAAGACGGGGATTATCAACCTGTGGGCTCTATGGCAGGACTGGAGAAACAAGAGCTGA
- the LOC133965069 gene encoding myelin-associated glycoprotein-like isoform X4, protein MWCSELLFTLLFIIKDASCQWNVWVPRDISAMTNSCVVIPCTFMYPSGVRPYRGIHGIWYFGQPYPQLFPPVVFKTRTDVVHESYKGRTKLLGDLNQRNCTLLINNIGTEHSGRYYFRADLGGANMYTYPDFAELKVLDQPSIDVPEEIVSDENLELTCYAPDNCPEMVPEIQWMYTDYLPDPEFSTDYLEESNTAVLSSTLTFVPRPMHNGQLLGCRVYYPNTTLVYERLVSLDVKYAPRSVWVNVSSEVMEGSSVVLHCEVESNPVSRISWMFGDQELLWDTASNISLSLDDLTPAQEGIYTCVGDNGYGMMNTSLYLAVKYPPREPVVNDSMIVSEGTTLALHCSTQGSPAPTLTWLKDGQLVGTITADELSVLEIAKISPQGDGQYRCLAENEHGRASSSFNITVEYAPVLLEESKCTVVREGVQCVCIATGNPEPTIEFYLPDLNITINETDGRFNFYTHTDGHTSTGMIKLREKGERVDNGGPAVNVHCGFYNSYGRESVLLELQQEKKYMMAVIVGTIGGVAVIAFIIAAVRYVGHNNKNLRQSCWAQSLTPF, encoded by the exons ATGTGGTGTTCAGAGCTGCTCTTCACACTGCTGTTCATCATCAAAG ATGCCAGCTGCCAGTGGAACGTCTGGGTACCGCGGGACATCTCGGCCATGACCAACTCCTGCGTGGTCATCCCCTGCACCTTCATGTATCCGTCCGGCGTCAGGCCGTACCGCGGCATTCACGGTATCTGGTACTTCGGCCAGCCCTACCCGCAACTCTTCCCCCCGGTAGTCTTCAAAACGCGCACGGACGTCGTGCACGAGAGCTACAAGGGGCGCACCAAGCTGCTGGGCGACCTGAACCAGAGGAACTGCACTCTGCTCATCAACAACATCGGCACAGAGCACTCGGGGAGATACTACTTCCGCGCTGACCTCGGTGGAGCCAACATGTACACGTACCCAGACTTCGCTGAGCTCAAAGTTCTTG ATCAACCCAGCATTGACGTCCCAGAGGAGATAGTCAGCGACGAGAATCTTGAGTTGACATGTTACGCTCCTGACAACTGTCCTGAGATGGTTCCGGAGATCCAGTGGATGTACACCGACTACCTGCCCGACCCTGAGTTCTCTACCGACTACCTGGAGGAGAGCAACACGGCCGTGCTCTCCAGCACCCTCACCTTCGTCCCCAGACCCATGCACAACGGACAGCTGCTGGGCTGCAGGGTCTACTACCCCAACACCACGTTGGTCTACGAGAGGCTCGTCTCTCTGGACGTCAAGT ACGCTCCCCGCTCGGTGTGGGTCAACGTGTCCTCGGAGGTGATGGAGGGCAGCTCCGTGGTGCTACACTGCGAGGTGGAGAGTAACCCTGTGTCCAGGATCTCCTGGATGTTTGGAGACCAGGAGCTGTTGTGGGACACGGCGTCCAACATCTCGCTCTCCCTGGATGATTTGACGCCAGCACAGGAGGGAATCTACACCTGCGTAGGTGACAACGGCTATGGGATGATGAATACCTCACTGTACCTGGCTGTCAAGT ACCCTCCACGTGAGCCCGTGGTGAACGACTCTATGATTGTGAGTGAGGGCACCACACTGGCCCTGCACTGCAGCACCCAGGGCAGCCCGGCCCCGACCCTCACCTGGCTGAAAGACGGACAACTGGTGGGCACCATCACCGCTGACGAGCTGTCCGTGCTGGAGATCGCGAAGATCTCACCGCAGGGAGACGGACAGTACCGCTGCCTGGCCGAGAACGAGCACGGCCGAGCCAGCAGCTCCTTTAACATCACTGTTGAGT ATGCCCCCGTCCTGCTGGAGGAGTCAAAGTGCACAGTGGTGAGGGAGGGTGTCCAGTGCGTCTGCATAGCCACGGGAAACCCAGAGCCCACCATCGAGTTCTACCTGCCCGACCTGAACATCACCATCAACGAAACCGACGGCCGGTTCAACTTCTACACGCACACGGACGGACACACCTCCACGGGCATGATCAAGCTGCGGGAGAAAGGAGAGCGGGTGGACAACGGCGGCCCGGCCGTCAACGTCCACTGCGGCTTCTACAACTCGTACGGAAGAGAGAGTGTacttctggagctgcagcaggaga AAAAGTACATGATGGCAGTTATAGTTGGGACCATCGGAGGAGTAGCGGTCATAGCCTTCATCATTGCAGCAGTGAGATACGTTGGCCACAACAACAAGAA CTTAAGACAGAGCTGTTGGGCTCAAAGTTTAACTCCATTCTAG